TTCGTAAAGAATTGCATAAAAAAACATTCGTTCAAGGCGAAGGAGTCGATGATTTTAAACAAATAATACAAACTCTATTTGCAACTGAATTATTACAAAATACAAACTTTATAAATCAAGCTTATGAAAAAGTTATAGAAAAACTCAAAAATAATGAATCCAGTGTTATGGATTCTATTCTTAGTAAAGTTACAAATAAACTTGAATATGATTTATCACAACAAGACACATTAAATACAAATACTTATTTTCTAGGACTTTACTATTCTTCTTTGAAAAAAATAAAGGTTCAAGAACATCTTACTGGTATTAGTGACAGCTTCAGTGCAACTAGTACTACTACAATAAAACCAGAAAGACAATATTCTGGTGAATATACCAAAACCGTGTATATGTCGAGTTTAAAATATGGTCGTTATGTTTTTGACTTTTCAGACTCATCACAAGAAAATCAAAATGCTGAAATTATTATAGAAACAAGTAGTTCATATGATGATAAACCTATTTACTTAATTGTTGAAGTTAAAGCAATATCTA
Above is a genomic segment from Borrelia hispanica CRI containing:
- a CDS encoding DUF685 domain-containing protein, which encodes MFSQDSPEQDTVVRHDDTIEIRNLNRRTSTDPSDLLVLDNGFSSCHAITFDDFRKELHKKTFVQGEGVDDFKQIIQTLFATELLQNTNFINQAYEKVIEKLKNNESSVMDSILSKVTNKLEYDLSQQDTLNTNTYFLGLYYSSLKKIKVQEHLTGISDSFSATSTTTIKPERQYSGEYTKTVYMSSLKYGRYVFDFSDSSQENQNAEIIIETSSSYDDKPIYLIVEVKAISSSTSKARKTVNIKYSGYSSKRTLFQLGSVNGGTGLRFNLFEGWYMQKRVDGMLLLLKL